The genomic stretch cctgggtGGGTCTGAGATGGTGCTGCTAAATGCCATGGCCTTAGACCGCTATGTGGCCGTATGGAAGCCCCTGCACTACCTGACCATCATGAGCCCACGGGTGTGCCTTTTGCTTCTGTGTGGTGCTTGGACTATTGGCCTCATTCACTCAGTGGTCCAGTTAGCTTTTGTGGTCCATTTGCCTTTCTGTGGTCCTAATGAAATCGACAGCTTTTACTGCGACCTTCCTTGGTTTATCAAACTTGCCTGCACAGATTCCTACAGAATGGAATTCATGGTCGCTGCCAACAGTGGGTTCATATCCATGGGCACTTTCTTCTTGTTGATCATCTCCTGTGTTTTCATTCTGGTCACCGTATGGAGACGCTCCTCATGTGGTTTGCGCGAGGCCCTCTCTGCTCTGCCGGCGCGCATCACTGTGGTGGTCTTGTTCCTTGGACCCTGCATCTTTGTTTTCATGTGGCCATTTCCCACGGTGCCAGTGGACAAGTTTCTTGCCATTTTAGACTTTCTGGTTACACCCATCCTGAATCCTGCCATTTACACACTGAGGAACAAGGAAATGAAGACGGCAATGAGCAGGCTAAGTAATCAGCTCCTGAGTTTGAGGAAGGTCTCCTAAGCAACTCATGAGAGCACAAATTACTTCAAACAACTTCATGTAatacaaatgtttaaataaatatataaaaattggggctttttgtttttaaagacagtCACCATTTTATAGTATTCAGACTAGACCATTGATTATGAGATTCCATTGAATTCTATGGGTAACAGGTTGTTTGTCAGCCAAATTAAAACCCTGGGAAATGTTTGGTGGAAGATTTTGAAAAAGCATCAGTGGCAGACTTTGAATCTTCTGAGTGTACAGCCTTACACATTAGAATACCTGAATTCAGTTATTCAATTAAATTTGAGCAATTGATTAACATAACTAATATTATCAAACTTTGTGGGAACTATGAAACATCTAATTGTCCTTTGATTTTAACCTATGAtaagaaaaatttatattttttctgaaagacaaaaaaatatgtAAGGGAGGATTTAAAACCTGTGGCAATAAAATGGTGTAAAAAAAGTAGCAGACAGAAGTGATAAGGTAGTATAATAAGGGGAGATTGACAGATGTCAGGAGGAAAAACATCAGAGGGAGACTCAGAAATATTATGTTTCATGAATTGGAAACTATGCTCCAATTGTTTGCCTCAATTTCAATGGACTCAACTCATCTCCATTTGGCCTAGGGCAGGGAAATTTATGTATACATTGCTGTTTCATGCTGTTTGAAATTGTGACTTAATCCATCAATGAATATTCCTCAAACATCGGAACATATTGACTTGATCATATCCTGGCTGGCATTATTATTATCCAACAACTGCTCTATCCAAATTGTTTGCTGACTATTTTTCTCTGGTAACTTATATTTTATACTCTTTTATATCTCTTATACTCCTTTTTGCCTCAAAACATGATATCAAATATGTGTTAGTGTGTATAATTTGTATACATTACAAAACTGATTTAATTTATAGTTTGCTTTGTTAACTAGAAGACTGAGCCAAATTCCCTGCAAAACTATGTTTGAGTGTTTGTGATCTGAGATTCTTTTAGGGTTATACAATcagttgtatatttt from Capra hircus breed San Clemente chromosome 10, ASM170441v1, whole genome shotgun sequence encodes the following:
- the LOC108636908 gene encoding olfactory receptor 4F6-like; this encodes MSKANYSSVSEFVFLGLSTSLSVQHFLLAFSTVFYVTIVLGNFLVVLTVTFDPHLHSPRYFLLANLSFIDLCLSTLTVPKMISDLYSGHKTISFQGCVTQIFVLHTLGGSEMVLLNAMALDRYVAVWKPLHYLTIMSPRVCLLLLCGAWTIGLIHSVVQLAFVVHLPFCGPNEIDSFYCDLPWFIKLACTDSYRMEFMVAANSGFISMGTFFLLIISCVFILVTVWRRSSCGLREALSALPARITVVVLFLGPCIFVFMWPFPTVPVDKFLAILDFLVTPILNPAIYTLRNKEMKTAMSRLSNQLLSLRKVS